The following are encoded in a window of Scophthalmus maximus strain ysfricsl-2021 chromosome 6, ASM2237912v1, whole genome shotgun sequence genomic DNA:
- the ilrun gene encoding protein ILRUN, protein MEGTDMDVDAELMQKFSCMGTTDKDVLITEFQRLLGFQLNPAGCAFFLDMTNWNLQAAIGAYYDFESPNVNTPSMSFVEDVTIGEGESVPPDTPFTKTWRIQNTGAEAWPPGVCLKYIGGDQFGHVNTVMVKSLDPQEITDVSVQMRSPTAPGMYQGQWRMCTATGLFYGDVIWVILSVEVGGLLGVTQQLSSFETEFNTQPQRNVQEDFNPFASPQKNKHDATDNSFRDPGGAWEHTQEPIQQDQNGLSHNAVNRASNGLQTNLSVVTYGQGIHGPYPFGQS, encoded by the exons ATGGAGGGCACAGACATGGACGTGGACGCGGAGCTCATGCAGAAGTTCAGCTGCATGGGCACCACGGACAAGGACGTCCTCATCACGGAGTTCCAGAGGCTGTTGGGCTTCCAGCTCAACCCGGCCGGCTGCGCCTTCTTCCTGGACATGACCAACTG GAACCTTCAGGCTGCTATAGGTGCATATTATGACTTTGAAAGTCCCAATGTCAACACGCCATCCATGTCCTTCGTCGAAGATGTGACAATTGGGGAAGGAGAGTCTGTACCTCCAGATACGCCGTTCACAAAGACCTGGAGGATACAAAACACAG GGGCAGAGGCTTGGCCGCCCGGGGTCTGCCTCAAGTACATAGGTGGGGATCAGTTTGGACACGTAAACACGGTTATGGTGAAGTCTCTAGACCCCCAGGAAATAACAGACGTGAGTGTGCAGATGCGAAGTCCCACAGCTCCTGGCATGTACCAGGGTCAGTGGCGGATGTGTACAGCCACCGGGTTATTCTACGGAG ATGTAATCTGGGTGATCCTCAGCGTAGAAGTCGGTGGTCTCCTCGGTGTGACCCAGCAGCTGTCCTCCTTCGAGACGGAATTCAACACCCAACCGCAGCGGAACGTGCAGGAAGACTTCAACCCCTTCGCCTCGCCGCAGAAGAACAAGCACGACGCCACCGACAACAGCTTCCGAGATCCTGGCGGGGCCTGGGAACACACGCAGGAGCCAATCCAGCAAGATCAAAACGGACTGTCTCATAATGCTGTAAATAGGGCCTCAAATGGACTCCAAACCAATCTTTCTGTTGTGACTTATGGTCAG
- the snrpc gene encoding U1 small nuclear ribonucleoprotein C: MPKFYCDYCDTYLTHDSPSVRKTHCSGRKHKENVKDYYQKWMEEQAQSLIDKTTAAFQQGKIPPTPFPGGPPPGGPPRPGMLPTPPMGGPPMMPMMGPPPHGMMPGGPGGMRPPMGGPMQMMPGPPHMMRHPRPMMMPVRPGMMRPDR; the protein is encoded by the exons ATGCCGAA GTTTTACTGTGATTACTGTGACACCTACCTTACACATGATTCG CCGTCGGTGAGGAAGACCCACTGCAGTGGccgaaaacacaaagaaaatgtcaaagattACTACCAGAAGTGGATGGAGGAGCAGGCCCAGAGCCTGATCGACAAAACGA CGGCTGCCTTTCAACAAGGAAAGATCCCCCCCACACCGTTTCCCGGCGGCCCCCCTCCAG GTGGGCCCCCTCGCCCGGGCATGCTGCCCACACCCCCTATGGGGGGTCCTCCTATGATGCCCATGATGGGGCCTCCGCCACACGGGATGATGCCCGGTGGACCAG GAGGCATGCGACCGCCGATGGGGGGACCCATGCAGATGATGCCAGGACCACCGCACATGATGCGTCACCCCCGACCGATGATGATGCCAGTCAGGCCGGGCATGATGCGCCCAGACAGATAA